Proteins encoded by one window of Rhodamnia argentea isolate NSW1041297 chromosome 6, ASM2092103v1, whole genome shotgun sequence:
- the LOC115731675 gene encoding protein SIEVE ELEMENT OCCLUSION B-like yields MQMRKCILKLIAPWCTCSIRFVPATYETRDLEAYRTLVRLFDMDNMIILKHLIYAKDDIQPLVAGSTKSRASLEVLRKKTVLLLISDLDIAIENIELLNHMYKESRPRPEYQFEIVWLLIVDVDPKSAAWDMTHQQKFEELQSIMLWYTVHHPSILVPAVIKYIREVWRFSKRFIIVALDL; encoded by the exons ATGCAGATGAGAAAATGCATCTTGAAGCTCATCGCACCCTGGTGCACCTGCTCGATAAGATTCGTTCCGGCAACATATGAGACAAGGGATCTCGAGGCTTATCGGACACTGGTACGCCTGTTTGACATGGACAACATGATCATTCTCAAGCATTTAATCTATGCCAAGGACGACATACAGCCGCTGGTGGCCGGTTCCACAAAATCAAGG GCCAGCCTTGAAGTGCTGAGAAAGAAGACAGTATTGCTACTGATATCAGATCTTGACATCGCCATTGAGAACATCGAACttctcaaccacatgtacaaaGAGTCTCGTCCGAGGCCGGAGTACCAGTTCGAAATAGTGTGGCTTCTGATTGTGGATGTCGATCCAAAGTCGGCTGCTTGGGATATGACCCACCAGCAGAAATTCGAGGAGCTGCAGAGCATCATGTTATGGTACACTGTCCACCACCCTTCGATCCTTGTTCCGGCAGTGATCAAGTACATAAGAGAGGTGTGGCGTTTCTCGAAGAGGTTCATCATAGTAGCTCTTGATCTATAG